From a region of the uncultured Fibrobacter sp. genome:
- the rplT gene encoding 50S ribosomal protein L20 — MPRAKTRVPSRERRKNILKAAKGFYGRRKSNLRLAIDAVAHAGQYAYAHRRDKKGDFRSLWITRLNAAVREYGISYSQFIYKLSKANIQMNRKVLADMAVADPAAFAKVVETVKAA, encoded by the coding sequence ATGCCACGCGCTAAAACCAGAGTTCCTTCCCGCGAACGCCGCAAAAACATCCTCAAGGCCGCCAAGGGTTTCTATGGCCGTCGCAAGAGCAACCTTCGCCTTGCTATTGACGCCGTAGCCCACGCCGGTCAGTATGCCTACGCTCACCGCCGTGACAAGAAGGGTGACTTCCGCTCTCTGTGGATCACTCGCTTGAACGCAGCTGTCCGCGAATATGGCATCAGCTACAGCCAGTTCATTTACAAGCTTTCCAAGGCCAACATCCAGATGAACCGCAAGGTTCTCGCCGATATGGCCGTCGCCGATCCGGCAGCATTTGCCAAGGTCGTGGAAACTGTGAAGGCTGCTTAA
- a CDS encoding adenylate/guanylate cyclase domain-containing protein produces MAITRLTQRKCKAIAFYILTWVTFTLSASALLTYGSGNGFDSTRMLYMLQMSLLTGLSHAIYDVIILQDEMDKRPVVAALLIRSWFFIASICANLTLCILIWDIDRSEGLINEAALQHVLEVFKQSNTHILIFELFMLGHLITFIRSVHKKFGTRVFINTLLGKNQDPKEEDLIFMFIDMKHSTEIAEELGHVTYSNFIRDYYRLLSNCCEENHGEIYQIAGDGVFLTWKTSDCKKMARPIDCFYDFAECLERTAPKFKKRYGVVPSFKAAAHCGKVISTEVGNFGSEMAYHGDVLNTTSRIQTLCSKLGQDFLISEDLYMRLPLPLPHGFLGVKAGFFELRGKKNGILIFSLHLPLT; encoded by the coding sequence ATGGCCATTACCCGATTAACGCAGCGTAAATGCAAAGCAATTGCATTCTATATCCTGACCTGGGTGACCTTTACCCTGAGCGCCTCGGCCCTTTTGACTTATGGTTCCGGCAACGGGTTCGATTCAACCCGCATGTTATACATGCTGCAAATGTCTCTATTGACCGGACTTTCGCACGCCATTTACGACGTGATTATTTTGCAAGACGAAATGGACAAGAGACCCGTAGTGGCGGCCCTTTTGATCCGTTCCTGGTTCTTTATCGCAAGCATTTGTGCAAACCTGACGCTATGCATCCTCATTTGGGATATTGACCGCAGCGAAGGTCTTATAAACGAAGCCGCCCTGCAACACGTACTGGAAGTATTCAAACAATCCAACACACACATCCTGATTTTCGAACTGTTCATGCTCGGGCACCTGATTACCTTTATCCGTTCCGTGCACAAGAAATTCGGAACCCGCGTGTTCATCAACACCCTGCTCGGCAAGAACCAAGATCCCAAGGAAGAAGACTTGATATTCATGTTCATCGACATGAAGCATTCCACCGAAATCGCCGAAGAACTCGGGCACGTCACCTACAGCAACTTTATTCGAGACTACTACAGACTGCTTTCGAACTGCTGCGAAGAAAACCACGGCGAAATCTACCAGATTGCTGGCGACGGAGTGTTCTTGACTTGGAAAACCAGCGACTGCAAAAAGATGGCACGACCCATCGATTGCTTTTACGACTTTGCCGAATGCCTAGAACGCACGGCCCCCAAGTTCAAGAAGCGTTACGGCGTAGTCCCCTCGTTCAAGGCTGCAGCCCACTGCGGAAAGGTGATTTCGACCGAAGTCGGAAACTTTGGCAGCGAAATGGCCTACCACGGCGACGTGTTGAACACGACCTCCCGAATCCAGACTCTCTGCTCCAAACTCGGCCAGGATTTTTTGATTTCGGAAGACCTGTACATGCGCCTGCCGCTACCGTTACCCCACGGATTTTTAGGCGTAAAAGCTGGATTTTTCGAATTAAGGGGCAAAAAGAATGGAATTTTGATTTTTTCTCTGCATTTGCCCTTGACATAG
- a CDS encoding TIGR02147 family protein encodes MDNGEKQKLVEPDILQYTNYRVFLRDYYEYKKKTSTAFSLRFFAEKAGLSSHAHLKLAIDGKRNITKNTVTKLIHGLGLENQRAAYFESLVFFNQAQTDADKQIYYAQLIKASPRSKLHKMDKAQFRIFQEWHHSVILEMVGLKDFRPIPDMISKKLRGLVTPAQVTESLQLLLELGLLVKTANGYRQRDPLITTDDEVQDMMVKLYHFQMLKLSATMLSDLPGHERDVSALTFGIRRSDFPNLKKHLQLMRKELLDFSAKAGEAEDVVQVNIQLFPLTRGV; translated from the coding sequence ATGGATAATGGAGAAAAGCAGAAACTCGTAGAACCGGATATCCTGCAGTACACGAACTACAGGGTATTTCTCCGTGACTATTACGAGTATAAAAAGAAAACCTCGACCGCGTTCAGCTTGCGGTTCTTTGCCGAGAAGGCAGGGCTTTCTAGCCATGCCCATTTAAAGCTCGCAATCGACGGCAAGCGCAACATCACCAAAAATACGGTCACCAAGCTTATTCATGGCCTGGGTCTCGAAAACCAGCGCGCCGCTTACTTCGAAAGCCTCGTATTCTTTAACCAGGCACAAACCGACGCCGACAAGCAAATCTACTACGCCCAGCTTATCAAGGCAAGTCCCCGCTCCAAGCTGCACAAGATGGACAAGGCGCAGTTCCGTATTTTCCAAGAATGGCATCACTCCGTAATTCTTGAGATGGTAGGACTCAAGGATTTCCGTCCCATTCCTGACATGATTTCTAAAAAGCTGCGCGGACTCGTTACACCCGCACAGGTGACCGAATCGCTCCAGTTGCTCTTGGAACTGGGTCTCCTTGTCAAGACCGCTAACGGCTACCGCCAACGCGACCCCCTGATTACGACCGACGACGAAGTCCAGGACATGATGGTAAAACTCTATCATTTCCAGATGCTCAAGCTGTCGGCAACCATGTTGTCCGATCTTCCGGGCCATGAAAGGGACGTTTCAGCGCTTACTTTTGGAATTAGGCGTTCAGATTTCCCTAATTTGAAGAAACATTTACAACTAATGCGAAAAGAACTACTAGATTTCTCTGCAAAAGCCGGAGAAGCAGAAGATGTTGTGCAAGTCAACATTCAGCTCTTCCCCTTGACCCGAGGAGTGTGA
- the infC gene encoding translation initiation factor IF-3: protein MALQNPRDRRMPNRQSDGTRINEDIRISPIRLVKEDGEAVIMDTKQALQMAKDAGLDLVEVSPNAKPPVCRIINYGKFKFEQIKKAKAAKAKQHVVKLKEIKMHPKTAENDYLYRIKQAAEFLQDGMKVKLIMQFRGREMAHMDYGKRLMERAKEDLLQYGDLEMDSRVEGNTMLSIYGPKRGAAGAAKKQPQAPKPVTEPMAAGEAST, encoded by the coding sequence TTGGCGTTACAAAACCCCCGCGACCGTCGCATGCCGAACAGACAGAGTGATGGAACCCGCATTAACGAAGACATTCGCATTTCCCCGATCCGTCTTGTAAAGGAAGATGGCGAGGCCGTCATCATGGATACCAAACAGGCTCTCCAGATGGCCAAGGACGCCGGACTGGACCTGGTGGAAGTGTCTCCCAATGCTAAGCCGCCTGTATGCCGTATCATCAACTACGGCAAGTTCAAGTTTGAACAGATCAAGAAGGCCAAGGCCGCAAAGGCCAAGCAGCACGTGGTGAAGCTTAAAGAAATCAAGATGCACCCGAAGACTGCCGAGAACGACTACCTGTACAGGATCAAGCAGGCCGCCGAGTTCTTGCAGGATGGCATGAAGGTCAAGCTTATTATGCAGTTCCGTGGGCGCGAAATGGCGCACATGGACTACGGCAAACGCCTGATGGAGCGCGCTAAAGAAGACTTGCTCCAGTACGGCGACTTGGAAATGGATTCGCGAGTCGAAGGCAACACAATGCTCTCGATTTACGGTCCGAAACGCGGTGCAGCAGGTGCTGCCAAAAAGCAGCCCCAGGCACCAAAGCCCGTAACCGAGCCCATGGCAGCAGGTGAGGCTTCAACTTAA
- a CDS encoding GNAT family protein, whose translation MENFDDFFTETFETATLKGNLVTLRGVRENAPGEASAENIFKAIEGSRDFLTEHLPWIQETDIFDLKKRIRSWVLNERFGQGGCWLIFKNTPNSEEGVFAGSIMMEVNVRNHSATLSYWLAKPFTGQGLMTESVKLIVKFAFEQLKLNRLELLVSVLNGKSAAVAARCGFMEEGINRDYELINGKFVDHRRFSLLARDVY comes from the coding sequence ATGGAGAATTTTGACGATTTTTTCACCGAGACATTCGAGACCGCAACCCTCAAAGGGAACCTGGTCACCCTGAGGGGCGTTCGCGAAAACGCTCCTGGCGAAGCTTCGGCAGAAAACATCTTCAAGGCTATCGAAGGTTCGCGCGATTTCTTGACCGAGCACCTTCCCTGGATTCAGGAAACCGACATTTTCGACCTCAAGAAAAGAATCCGCTCATGGGTCTTAAACGAACGGTTCGGGCAAGGCGGTTGCTGGCTTATATTCAAGAACACCCCAAACAGCGAAGAGGGCGTTTTTGCAGGCTCGATCATGATGGAAGTAAACGTCCGCAACCATTCGGCAACGCTTAGCTACTGGCTCGCAAAACCGTTTACCGGCCAAGGCCTGATGACCGAATCGGTAAAACTCATCGTCAAGTTCGCCTTTGAACAACTCAAGCTCAACCGGCTGGAACTTTTAGTCTCTGTACTCAACGGAAAAAGTGCCGCCGTCGCCGCCCGTTGCGGGTTCATGGAAGAGGGCATAAACCGCGATTACGAGCTCATAAACGGCAAATTCGTGGACCACAGGCGGTTTTCGCTCCTGGCACGCGATGTATATTAA
- a CDS encoding TIGR02147 family protein, which translates to MKSVIEYEDYRLFMNDYYEWKKRTSAFSWREFTKKGGFTSPNYMKLVCEGKSGLSKTGIERAADAMNLFGAEREYFRQLVKFGQSKRDADKKAAYSEMKEIASAHKVRVLEGESVSFYESWKYPVLRELAPMMPGAKPLDIAKACGNAFSAEEIRNALAFLTRAKFLKKTANDTYEQIERSLQMSVAAMPTLVREMHKEMADFAKDAIEKYPVEERNFTGITMGIDDEDYAEILKELEACRKRIISIATAKKGSNRVYRLNLQLFPLTDKVQNIKPFHKK; encoded by the coding sequence ATGAAATCTGTAATTGAATACGAAGACTATCGTTTATTCATGAACGATTACTACGAATGGAAAAAGCGGACCTCCGCTTTTTCCTGGCGAGAATTTACCAAGAAGGGCGGGTTCACCTCTCCCAATTACATGAAACTCGTTTGCGAAGGCAAGAGCGGATTGTCTAAAACGGGAATCGAACGCGCTGCCGACGCCATGAACCTCTTTGGCGCCGAACGCGAGTACTTTAGGCAACTCGTCAAATTCGGACAATCCAAGAGAGACGCCGACAAAAAGGCCGCTTACTCCGAAATGAAAGAAATCGCCAGCGCCCACAAAGTCCGCGTTCTTGAAGGAGAATCCGTATCCTTTTATGAATCGTGGAAATACCCCGTGCTACGCGAACTCGCGCCCATGATGCCGGGAGCCAAGCCACTCGATATCGCCAAAGCATGCGGCAATGCTTTTTCTGCCGAAGAGATCCGCAATGCGCTTGCATTTTTAACTCGCGCAAAGTTTCTGAAAAAGACTGCCAACGACACCTACGAACAAATAGAGCGATCGCTCCAGATGTCAGTTGCCGCCATGCCGACACTCGTTCGCGAAATGCACAAGGAAATGGCGGACTTTGCCAAAGACGCCATTGAGAAATACCCTGTAGAAGAACGAAACTTCACCGGCATCACTATGGGCATTGACGACGAAGACTATGCCGAGATTTTAAAAGAACTTGAAGCGTGCCGCAAGAGAATCATCTCTATCGCAACCGCCAAAAAAGGCAGCAACCGCGTGTATCGACTGAACTTGCAGCTATTTCCGCTTACAGACAAAGTTCAAAACATTAAACCTTTTCATAAAAAGTAG
- a CDS encoding carbohydrate binding domain-containing protein: MKFFLSIATIAVYATAFLSLVACSNDKSITGIEIGNPSIADRDTTGKDTTAKDTSVKDTSVKDTTPKDTSTKDTAVKKQPALPLVADFSIDYSEVNLKALAKEAEKDEPILLDSFSLILTEVRSFSSYYYTTLIVDPVVGLQLWPYEDSPNESLEISFTKGSLVEDPFKDIDLNEEGYLKEMGVGFKPDETMAIFGRILIDKKYHPFVYSLSNFQTFMLRYHYSQIDTAGGKANLSVVFRVKQFTEGIDFSSAEIGEDSVIHIDSKYNSELWDAMNKRFVTSFQPLRYDYTTVAGDAHFEYVADIWKGIAAKKGENTIINGNFSSPFTTDWILMNQFGGHSDTTVLLEKGSKERIMQVNVTDGGKHSYSVQLIQENVALIAGVQYQCIFTIWSDVEGQITARIGSYNTYETIGFQEHVQVQTTGQSVGITFTPEVSDPFARFELNLGGSERTFWIKEVKVLRIN; this comes from the coding sequence ATGAAATTCTTTTTGTCCATAGCCACGATTGCCGTATACGCCACCGCGTTTTTGTCTTTGGTAGCTTGTTCCAACGACAAGTCCATTACTGGTATCGAAATTGGCAACCCGAGCATTGCTGACCGCGATACAACCGGAAAAGACACAACGGCAAAGGACACCTCCGTAAAGGACACTTCGGTCAAGGATACCACGCCTAAGGATACCTCGACTAAGGACACTGCTGTCAAGAAACAGCCGGCCCTTCCGCTAGTCGCCGATTTCTCTATTGACTATTCCGAAGTGAATCTCAAGGCTCTTGCCAAGGAAGCAGAAAAGGATGAGCCGATTCTATTGGATTCCTTCTCCCTGATTCTTACTGAAGTACGTTCCTTCTCCAGCTATTATTATACGACTTTGATTGTCGACCCCGTTGTCGGACTCCAGCTTTGGCCTTACGAAGACTCCCCCAACGAGTCGCTTGAGATATCCTTTACCAAGGGCTCCTTGGTTGAAGACCCCTTCAAGGACATTGACTTGAACGAAGAAGGCTACCTGAAGGAAATGGGCGTCGGATTCAAGCCCGACGAAACCATGGCCATATTCGGTAGGATTCTCATCGACAAGAAGTACCATCCCTTTGTCTACAGTCTTTCGAACTTCCAGACGTTCATGCTGCGCTACCACTACTCGCAGATCGATACGGCTGGCGGTAAGGCTAACTTGTCTGTTGTATTCCGAGTCAAGCAGTTTACCGAAGGCATCGACTTCTCTTCTGCAGAAATTGGCGAAGACAGCGTGATTCACATTGATTCCAAATACAATTCGGAATTGTGGGACGCGATGAACAAGCGATTCGTAACAAGCTTCCAGCCGCTGCGTTATGACTACACCACAGTTGCTGGCGATGCACATTTCGAATATGTCGCTGACATATGGAAGGGTATTGCAGCCAAGAAGGGCGAAAACACGATTATCAACGGAAACTTCTCTTCGCCCTTTACCACCGACTGGATTTTGATGAACCAGTTTGGCGGACATTCCGACACGACGGTGCTGCTCGAAAAGGGGTCCAAAGAACGCATTATGCAGGTGAACGTTACGGATGGCGGCAAGCATTCCTACAGCGTGCAGCTGATTCAAGAAAACGTTGCCCTGATTGCCGGCGTCCAGTACCAGTGCATATTCACCATCTGGTCCGATGTGGAAGGTCAGATTACGGCCCGTATCGGTTCGTACAACACCTACGAAACCATCGGATTCCAGGAACATGTACAAGTGCAGACCACGGGTCAATCGGTCGGAATCACGTTCACGCCCGAAGTCAGCGATCCGTTCGCCCGCTTTGAACTGAACCTCGGCGGTTCCGAACGAACCTTCTGGATTAAAGAAGTCAAGGTATTAAGAATCAACTAA
- a CDS encoding PD-(D/E)XK nuclease family transposase, translated as MTSENNGILPINLVNRNLSHEFLVEKTVEEIKKHKYINPLYDAGFKAFLSDEHTLLSFLNGVFQTDERNRIESVVIKNTEINIIFPAVKLFRLDIRATTSNGLCFNVEMQKARPDYFVDRVLLQHSAFVLQSKYEWDQINFGQLSVDISDEERAKREVHRYEIPPTYAIWICDFPVGKQNDYRGTWAVRNEKGLTLSEKIKYIMYDLTKFTKTFEDLKNDEDRWLYLLKHAGSAENLPDFNDDVIAKAINRLLVNKASDKLLKEQADDMVFTEEQLDRMALARVRARAIVLAEGEQKKAREMARALKTMDVPIEKIVAASGLTQAEVEAL; from the coding sequence ATGACTTCTGAAAACAACGGCATTTTGCCGATAAACTTGGTCAACAGGAATCTCAGCCACGAATTTCTAGTTGAGAAAACTGTCGAAGAAATCAAGAAACACAAGTATATCAATCCACTTTACGACGCGGGTTTCAAGGCTTTCTTGAGCGACGAACACACCCTTCTCAGTTTCTTGAACGGTGTCTTTCAGACAGATGAAAGAAACAGGATAGAATCCGTAGTTATCAAGAACACCGAAATCAACATCATCTTCCCCGCTGTAAAGCTGTTCAGACTCGACATCCGTGCCACAACTTCAAACGGACTTTGTTTTAATGTCGAAATGCAGAAAGCTAGGCCGGACTATTTTGTGGATCGCGTCCTTTTGCAGCACAGCGCTTTTGTTCTGCAAAGTAAATATGAATGGGATCAGATTAATTTCGGCCAACTTTCCGTAGACATTTCTGACGAAGAACGCGCCAAGCGTGAAGTTCATCGATATGAAATTCCACCCACGTACGCCATTTGGATTTGCGACTTTCCTGTGGGCAAACAAAACGACTATCGTGGGACCTGGGCGGTACGAAACGAGAAAGGCTTGACATTGAGCGAAAAGATTAAGTATATTATGTATGATCTGACGAAGTTCACCAAGACCTTTGAAGACCTCAAAAATGATGAGGACCGCTGGCTTTACTTGCTCAAGCATGCGGGCTCGGCCGAAAACCTCCCAGATTTCAATGACGATGTCATTGCAAAGGCAATCAACAGGCTGCTGGTAAACAAAGCGTCAGACAAACTACTCAAGGAACAGGCAGACGACATGGTATTTACGGAAGAGCAATTGGACCGTATGGCATTGGCAAGGGTTCGCGCCCGTGCAATTGTCCTTGCTGAAGGCGAACAAAAAAAGGCTCGCGAAATGGCTCGGGCACTTAAAACCATGGATGTTCCCATTGAAAAAATTGTCGCAGCATCAGGACTTACTCAAGCAGAAGTCGAAGCTTTGTAA
- the rpmI gene encoding 50S ribosomal protein L35 — protein MPKMKTHSGAKKRFRLTGSGHVKFKRAGMRHILAKMSTKRKRNLRKGALVKKVDVYHVKRLLVVA, from the coding sequence ATGCCTAAGATGAAAACACACAGCGGTGCTAAGAAGCGCTTCCGCCTGACTGGCTCCGGCCACGTCAAGTTCAAGCGTGCTGGCATGCGCCACATTCTTGCCAAGATGTCCACGAAGCGTAAGCGTAACCTGCGTAAGGGCGCTCTCGTTAAGAAAGTCGATGTTTACCATGTCAAGCGTCTGCTTGTCGTTGCATAA
- the hemW gene encoding radical SAM family heme chaperone HemW — translation MFCVYLHVPFCKKVCDYCDFRVMPSQSKIFAEYADLLCKQIVSFSRANPGLLASAKTLYLGGGTPSELPAEFLRQIFDCLALEGLDISKLSEVSMEFNPESTSRESVRNAMELGVNRISLGLQTFDANLLKVVGRSHSVEAGLDALNLLTSTPNLQVNADLMFDLPGQTVEGFLADVDRLSDFPLNHVSFYGLNVSPRSRLGHRVDRGELAVNEDLYEPMYMGGVEILERKGLMRYEVSNFARPGFESVHNQNYWNRGEYIGFGPGAHSYLGKIRYYAPEIYPRWRDYVKSGCPESALSVDRLRREDEIMELLWLSLRQSKGIATEDLEKMGISLDKSVCERWISRGFLKQGNLLNSLQIKSNLSLNGRGWIFMDEIVTDLANSYSNLE, via the coding sequence ATGTTTTGTGTTTATCTTCACGTGCCCTTTTGCAAAAAAGTTTGCGATTATTGCGATTTTCGCGTAATGCCGTCGCAATCGAAAATTTTTGCCGAGTACGCCGATTTATTGTGTAAGCAAATTGTAAGTTTTTCAAGAGCGAATCCTGGGCTGCTTGCTTCGGCAAAAACGCTTTATTTGGGGGGCGGTACCCCCTCTGAACTGCCGGCTGAATTTTTGCGCCAAATTTTTGACTGTCTCGCCTTAGAAGGGCTCGATATCTCCAAATTGAGCGAAGTTTCCATGGAGTTCAATCCGGAATCGACGAGCCGCGAGTCCGTGCGAAATGCGATGGAACTTGGCGTAAACCGCATCAGTCTTGGACTCCAGACGTTTGACGCTAATTTGTTGAAGGTGGTGGGGCGCTCGCATTCGGTAGAGGCGGGGCTTGATGCCTTGAATTTGCTGACCTCTACGCCGAACCTGCAGGTGAATGCGGACTTGATGTTCGATTTGCCCGGGCAAACGGTCGAGGGCTTCTTGGCTGATGTGGACCGCCTTTCGGATTTTCCGCTTAACCACGTGAGCTTTTACGGATTGAACGTGTCGCCGCGTTCTCGGCTTGGGCATCGCGTGGATCGTGGGGAACTTGCCGTAAACGAAGACCTTTACGAACCCATGTACATGGGCGGTGTCGAAATTCTGGAACGCAAGGGGCTAATGCGTTACGAAGTCTCGAACTTTGCGAGGCCCGGTTTTGAAAGCGTTCACAACCAGAACTACTGGAATCGCGGTGAATATATCGGTTTTGGTCCCGGCGCCCATAGCTATTTAGGGAAAATTCGCTATTATGCCCCCGAAATTTACCCGCGGTGGCGTGATTACGTGAAATCCGGCTGCCCGGAATCGGCTCTTTCGGTGGACCGGCTGAGGCGTGAAGACGAAATTATGGAGCTTTTGTGGCTTTCGCTTCGCCAAAGCAAGGGAATTGCGACTGAAGATCTCGAAAAAATGGGAATCTCTTTGGATAAATCGGTGTGTGAACGATGGATTTCGAGGGGTTTTCTGAAACAAGGTAATCTGTTAAATTCATTACAAATTAAATCCAATTTGAGCCTTAATGGTCGTGGCTGGATTTTTATGGACGAAATTGTCACGGATTTGGCCAATTCTTATTCCAACTTGGAATAA